ATATTTTCCAATTGTGAAACAAGACAATGACATTGCGCAAAACTATAACTACTGAAACAAAATGAAATTTACTACGCCACAAACGCTAAAGCAAATTGCAGATTTTCTGAATTGTCAATTCGTTGGTGATCCGGGAATGATTGTCACAGGCATCAATGAAATTCATAAAGTTGAACCGGGTGATATCGTGTTTGTGGATCATCCAAAATATTATAAAAAAGCACTCAACAGCAAGGCTGATGTGATTATCATTGATAAAGAGGTTGAAGAAATTCCGGCCGGTAAAGCCATTATTATTTCTGCAACGCCGTTTGATGCATTCAATCAAATTACCCTGCATCATAATCCTCCAAAAGTGTGGTCATCAGCTGTTGGTGATAATTTTTCAATTGGCGCCGGCTCAGTAATTCATCCGCATGTAAGTATTGGTCACAACGTGAGTATTGGAAAAAATTCTACCATCTTATCCGGTGCTGTGCTTTGTGATTTTACTATTATTGAAGATGATGTAATTGTTGGTCCCAACGCGGTAATTGGTCACTCAGCATTTTACTACAAAAAGAAAACAGATGGATACCACCGCATGCATACCTGCGGGCGAACCATTTTAAAAAGTCGTGTTGAAATTGGCGCAATGACTACGATAGATCGCGGCGTAACAGGTGATACCATTATTGGAGAAGGAACAAAAATTGACAACCAGGTTCATATTGGACACGATACGGTGGTTGGAAAAAATTGCCTCTTCGCTGCCAATGTCGGCATAGCCGGTTGTGTGATTATTGAAGATCATGTCACCCTCTGGGGACAAGTTGGAGTAACCAG
This genomic stretch from Crocinitomicaceae bacterium harbors:
- a CDS encoding UDP-3-O-(3-hydroxymyristoyl)glucosamine N-acyltransferase, producing the protein MKFTTPQTLKQIADFLNCQFVGDPGMIVTGINEIHKVEPGDIVFVDHPKYYKKALNSKADVIIIDKEVEEIPAGKAIIISATPFDAFNQITLHHNPPKVWSSAVGDNFSIGAGSVIHPHVSIGHNVSIGKNSTILSGAVLCDFTIIEDDVIVGPNAVIGHSAFYYKKKTDGYHRMHTCGRTILKSRVEIGAMTTIDRGVTGDTIIGEGTKIDNQVHIGHDTVVGKNCLFAANVGIAGCVIIEDHVTLWGQVGVTSDITIGAHAVVQAQSGVSRSLEGGATYFGSPANEARTVLREMAALRKLPGIIENL